A single genomic interval of Camelina sativa cultivar DH55 chromosome 11, Cs, whole genome shotgun sequence harbors:
- the LOC104724542 gene encoding disease resistance protein ADR2-like, whose translation MASSSSSSRIRRYQVFTSFHGPDVRKGFLSHLHNHFASKGITTFNDQEIQRGHTIGPELVLSIRESRVLLSKKYASSSWCLDEIFKCKEAFGQIVMTIFYEIDPSYVRIHRGDFGSAFEKICQGKTEEVKLRWTEALAHVAIIAGEHSLNCRDDPKDCYICFKQT comes from the exons atggcttcttcttcttcttcgtctcgcATCAGGAGGTACCAAGTCTTTACGAGCTTCCATGGTCCAGATGTCCGCAAAGGGTTTCTCAGTCACTTACACAATCACTTCGCAAGCAAAGGTATCACCACTTTCAATGATCAGGAGATCCAGAGAGGCCACACGATCGGGCCTGAGCTAGTACTATCGATTAGAGAATCCAGAGTGTTGCTCTCGAAGAAGTATGCTTCTTCCAGCTGGTGTTTGGATGAAATCTTCAAGTGCAAAGAAGCTTTTGGGCAGATTGTGATGACCATTTTTTACGAAATTGATCCCTCCTATGTACGGATACATAGGGGAGACTTCGGAAGCGCTTTCGAGAAAATTTGTCAAGGGAAAACTGAGGAAGTGAAGCTGAGATGGACCGAAGCTTTGGCACATGTTGCAATCATTGCTGGCGAACACTCTCTTAATTG CAGAGATGATCCAAAAGATTGCTACATATGTTTCAAACAAACTTAA
- the LOC109127369 gene encoding uncharacterized protein LOC109127369, with the protein LKSPSVDFINILPFETTLRAFVLWASDLILTEWPGVVKIEQNNSNKSKVATFVALAMLLRCKPDALTTVLPNLRETPTYQGEDKLPFIIWMMAQASQGDLSAGLYSWSRNLLPLVGKNKCYSPQAMDLILQFVEM; encoded by the exons CTAAAGTCCCCATCAGTTGATTTTATCAACATACTTCCATTTGAAACAACACTACGTGCCTTTGTACTGTGGGCGTCTGATCTCATTCTCACTGAATGGCCTGGAGTTGTCAAAATAGAACAAAACAATTCTAACAAATCTAAG GTGGCAACATTTGTTGCATTAGCCATGCTGTTGCGTTGTAAACCTGATGCTTTGACTACTGTTTTGCCAAACCTGAGGGAGACCCCTACTTATCAAGGCGAGGACAAGCTTCCCTTTATTATTTGGATGATGGCTCAG GCCTCCCAAGGTGATTTATCTGCTGGCTTGTATTCATGGTCACGTAACTTGCTCCCACTAGTCGGTAAAAACAAGTGCTACAGCCCTCAGGCAATGGATCTCATCCTGCAATTTGTTGAGATGTGA
- the LOC104724544 gene encoding 40S ribosomal protein S7-3-like, which produces MLNQQSARSKLLRHMDISGNRKVVVIYVPFRRIMRPPKKGAAVQRPRNRTLTSVHEAMLEDVAFPAEIVGKRTRYRLDGSKIMKVL; this is translated from the exons ATGCTGAACCAACAGAGTGCGAGGAGCAAGTTGCTCAG GCACATGGATATCTCTGGAAACCGCAAAGTTGTTGTGATTTACGTCCCATTCAGAAGGATAATGCGTCCTCCCAAGAAAGGTGCTGCTGTTCAGAGGCCACGTAACAGGACTCTAACCTCTGTTCATGAAGCAATGCTCGAAGATGTTGCTTTCCCCGCTGAGATTGTTGGAAAGCGTACTCGTTACCGTCTTGATGGTTCCAAGATCATGAAGGTATTGTAA